AAAACCGATCATTGCTACCCTGGCTATTTTTTCATTCATGTGGCGCTGGAATGACTTTCTATGGCCCTTTATCGTTATTGCCAAACAGAAAAAATACACCCTTCAGCTGGCCCTGGCCAATTTTGTGGGCCAGTACGATGTGGACTGGTCAAAACTGCTGTCCATGACTGTCATATCCATCATTCCTCTGGTTATCGTTTTTTTGATGTTCCAGAAATATTTTATTAAAGGCATGACCTCTGGAGGCGTAAAATTTTGAAACACAACCGTGCCATTCACAGCCTTAATTCTGTGAATCAGAATAAATCATCACTGGTCTTCTCCGGTGTAAACGGACAGATTCATATTACTGCATGCAGGCAGGGGGTTTATCATATTGAATACACCTTCTATCACCAGATTCAGGGTGAGAGCCAGAAAAGAGCAGCCTCAGAACTGTACGATCCAGTCCGGTTTGAAACAAACGAGTTACCGGTGCTTTCAAAAGAAACCGATGAGTTGTATACACTGACATCCGGTAAGGATACTCTGATTCTGAGAAAAGCTGACGGAGTTCTAACAGCTCTTCATAATGACCAGATTGTTCACGGAGGTGTTATAGGCTCATCCGATACAGTACTGCCTCGTTACCCCCTGCGTATACTGGGCGGGACTGGAGATGAAACCCGTGTGCGATTTAACTTTAAAATGGATGACCAGGACCGGTTTTACGGTTTGGGAGACAAGAGCGGAGGGCTAAATAAAAGAGGCCAGCGCTACCAGATGTTCAACCGTGATGCCCTGGGATATAAAGCATCCTTTTCAGATCCTCTTTATAAATCAATTCCCTTTCTGATAAAACAGTCCAATGAAGAGAACTGTTTTACAGGGCTCTACTTTCCAGCCACAACCATGGGCGATATAGACCTGGGACGTGAAAGTAACTTTTTCTACTCGATAGAAATGAAGGGTGGACCCTTTGCTTATGTTGTTTTCACCGGAGACAGCGCCTGGGAGATACTGGATGGCTACACCTTCCTCACAGGCCGACCGGCCCTTCCACCGCTCTTTACCTTTGGCTTTCTGGGTTCTTCCATGAACTATACAGATCCGGATGATGCCGATGCGAGAGTTACAGGCTATTTTGACAATATTGAGAAACACCATATACCCTGTGAGGGATTTTACTTCTCATCAGGCTATGTAAGAGCAGATAACGGAGAACGTTATACATTCGAATGGCACAAGGGAAAATTTCCCGATCCATCTAAAGCCATCAGAGCCTACAGAGACAGAGGGTATCACATTGCCTGTAATATAAAACCAGGATTTCTCCTGACACATCCCCGCTACAAAGAACTGGATGAGAAAGGTTTTTTCATCCAGGATCAGGAAGGTGATTCCTATAGTGAATACTATTGGGGAAACAATGCCTCATTCATAGACCTGACCAATCCCGGGGCCCTTGACTGGTGGAAAAAGCAGCTCAAGGAAAAGCTGATAGATTATGGAGTCTCGGGTATCTGGAATGACAATAATGAACTGGAACTGGAGGATCAAAGCCTTGACGCCCAGAAAATAAGAGCCATCTACCCCATCCTGATGGCCAAAGCCTCCTGGGAAGTATTCAAGGAGATCGCTCCAGATAAACGCCCCTGGGTCATAAGCAGGTCGGGAGGAGCCGGATTACAGCAATATGCAAGAACATGGACTGGTGATAATACGTCGGATTACGAATCCATGAAATACAACAAGTTCATGGGCATGGGGCTGGGCCTCAGCGGGAATCCATTTTATGGCCATGACATCGGTGGATTTTTCGGTGATCATCCCGATACAAAACAATTCATCCGCTGGTGCCAGTCAGCCGTCTTCCAGCCCCGCTTTGTCATTCATTCATGGAATGCCGATGGGAATCCTACGGAACCGTGGTCGTTTCCGGAAGCTCTAGAAACCATCAGGGGACTTGTGGAAAAACACTATGAGTTCATGCCGTATATATACAATACAGCCATCGAAGCTTCTCTGACAGGTATACCCATGGAACGTCCCCTGGTCCTGCAGTTTCCCCATGACAAAGGTCTCGATCCGGACTGTGACCACTACATGTTCGGCGACAATATTCTTGTTCTCTCGGCTGTAAAAGAAGGCATGGAGACTGTGACCTGTACTCTGCCTTCCGGCTGCCGGTGGTTTGATCCCTTTACAGATCAAACTTTTGAGGGAGGTCAGACCCTGGAATTCGACTATCCCTATGAGGACGCTCGCTATCTTGTGAAGAATGGCTCAGTCGTAGTGACTTCTCCTGGTTGCTGTAAACTGAATACAGGGTATTTTCAGTCTCTGAGATTTAACGTCAGACCTGAAGAAGGAGAAATTATAGAAAGTATCTACCGGGAAGACTGCGGTGACAGTAGCTGGAAAGAGGGTTCTTACAGCAGTTATTCAGTAAAGATAGATACTCTGCAATACAGACTGGAAATCAGCCGCCTGACACTGGCGGTTGATGCTACAGATTCAGATAGAAAGATAGAGATTTGTCTTCCTGAAGCTTATACGTTTGA
The Oceanispirochaeta sp. genome window above contains:
- a CDS encoding TIM-barrel domain-containing protein — encoded protein: MKHNRAIHSLNSVNQNKSSLVFSGVNGQIHITACRQGVYHIEYTFYHQIQGESQKRAASELYDPVRFETNELPVLSKETDELYTLTSGKDTLILRKADGVLTALHNDQIVHGGVIGSSDTVLPRYPLRILGGTGDETRVRFNFKMDDQDRFYGLGDKSGGLNKRGQRYQMFNRDALGYKASFSDPLYKSIPFLIKQSNEENCFTGLYFPATTMGDIDLGRESNFFYSIEMKGGPFAYVVFTGDSAWEILDGYTFLTGRPALPPLFTFGFLGSSMNYTDPDDADARVTGYFDNIEKHHIPCEGFYFSSGYVRADNGERYTFEWHKGKFPDPSKAIRAYRDRGYHIACNIKPGFLLTHPRYKELDEKGFFIQDQEGDSYSEYYWGNNASFIDLTNPGALDWWKKQLKEKLIDYGVSGIWNDNNELELEDQSLDAQKIRAIYPILMAKASWEVFKEIAPDKRPWVISRSGGAGLQQYARTWTGDNTSDYESMKYNKFMGMGLGLSGNPFYGHDIGGFFGDHPDTKQFIRWCQSAVFQPRFVIHSWNADGNPTEPWSFPEALETIRGLVEKHYEFMPYIYNTAIEASLTGIPMERPLVLQFPHDKGLDPDCDHYMFGDNILVLSAVKEGMETVTCTLPSGCRWFDPFTDQTFEGGQTLEFDYPYEDARYLVKNGSVVVTSPGCCKLNTGYFQSLRFNVRPEEGEIIESIYREDCGDSSWKEGSYSSYSVKIDTLQYRLEISRLTLAVDATDSDRKIEICLPEAYTFDDGSQVYEISGMPEQLILKFSKQ